One window from the genome of Methanobacterium sp. encodes:
- a CDS encoding PLP-dependent aminotransferase family protein, which yields MKNLFADRMNNVHKSFIREILKVTEEPDIISFAGGLPNPKSFPVKEIEEAVSKVLSQNGNEILQYSTTEGYLQLREYIAERYSKKGLKVNADEILITNGSQQGIDLVGKVFLNKGDKVLVESPTYLAAIQSFGLFEPEFKSVPLLEDGVDITALQKTFDENKIKLFYSVTNFQNPTGITYSKEKRQEVAEILKNEDTIFVEDNPYGEIRFLGEDIPPVKSYLEDGVLFGSFSKIVSPGMRLGWIVANEEIMEKIIIAKQASDLHSNYFTQRVVYQYLIDNNVDEHIEKIKKMYRNQRNLMISMIKEHFPENVKYTEPEGGMFLWVTLPEDLSSLDLFDLAIKENVAFVPGNAFFADGSGENTLRLNFSNSDEEKIEEGIKRLGKAIYGLIEK from the coding sequence ATGAAGAATTTATTTGCAGATAGGATGAATAACGTTCACAAATCATTTATAAGGGAGATACTTAAAGTTACGGAGGAACCAGACATCATTTCATTTGCTGGAGGGCTTCCAAACCCCAAATCATTCCCTGTTAAGGAAATAGAAGAAGCAGTATCCAAGGTTTTATCTCAAAATGGTAATGAAATTCTTCAATACAGCACAACAGAAGGATACTTACAACTTCGCGAATATATTGCGGAAAGATACTCAAAAAAAGGTTTAAAGGTCAATGCCGATGAAATACTGATTACAAACGGCTCGCAGCAGGGAATTGACCTTGTAGGCAAGGTTTTTTTAAATAAAGGAGATAAAGTTCTGGTAGAAAGCCCTACATATCTTGCTGCAATTCAATCATTTGGGTTATTTGAACCTGAATTCAAGTCTGTTCCTTTGTTAGAAGATGGTGTAGACATAACTGCTTTACAAAAAACATTTGATGAAAATAAAATTAAATTATTCTATTCGGTCACAAATTTCCAGAATCCAACAGGCATAACCTATTCAAAAGAAAAAAGGCAAGAAGTAGCTGAAATTCTTAAAAATGAAGACACTATTTTTGTAGAAGATAATCCTTACGGTGAAATAAGGTTTTTGGGAGAAGATATACCTCCTGTTAAGTCTTATCTTGAAGATGGAGTTCTTTTCGGTTCATTTTCAAAGATAGTTTCTCCAGGAATGAGACTCGGCTGGATAGTTGCAAATGAGGAGATAATGGAAAAGATAATCATAGCAAAACAGGCTTCAGACCTACATTCTAACTATTTCACTCAGAGGGTTGTTTATCAGTATTTAATTGACAATAATGTTGATGAGCATATAGAAAAAATTAAGAAAATGTATAGGAACCAGAGAAACCTGATGATTTCAATGATTAAAGAGCATTTTCCTGAAAATGTTAAATATACAGAGCCTGAGGGTGGAATGTTCCTTTGGGTTACTCTTCCAGAAGATTTATCCTCTTTGGATCTGTTTGATCTTGCAATTAAAGAAAATGTTGCATTTGTCCCGGGTAATGCATTTTTCGCTGATGGAAGTGGAGAAAATACATTGAGACTCAACTTTTCTAATTCTGATGAAGAAAAAATTGAAGAAGGTATAAAACGGCTTGGGAAGGCTATTTATGGGTTAATTGAGAAATAA